A region from the uncultured Macellibacteroides sp. genome encodes:
- a CDS encoding 2-oxoacid:acceptor oxidoreductase subunit alpha → MAEQTKVTTLEKVVVRFSGDSGDGMQLTGTIFSNLSAILGNEISTFPDFPAEIRAPQGTLSGVSGFQVHLGSRKIYTPGDKADVLVAMNPAALKVNVKNIKQNAIVIIDTDSFQKNDLTKALFTTDEPFEELGLTSVQVVAVPISTMVKDGLFEFELDNKSALRCKNMFALGLVCWLFERPLEEAMHMLQNKFAKKPAIVKANIKALTDGYNYGHNTHATVSTYRIESTNVEPAFYTDVNGNKATSYGLIAAAEKADLRLFLGSYPITPATDILHELAKRKDLGVITVQAEDEIAGVCTAIGASFAGCLAATSTSGPGLALKSEAIGLAVIAEIPLVVVDVQRGGPSTGMPTKSEQTDLMQALYGRNGESPAVVLAASTPTDCFDAAFWAGKLAVEHMTPVILLTDSFIANGSSAWKIPDLENYPAITPNYVTNYKGEAPWKPYLRDEESLVRYWAVPGMEEFMHRIGGLEKDYETSAISTDAANHQKMVTVRQAKVDYISNYIPDQKVEGDQDAELLIVGWGGTYGHLYEAMEDMQDQGKKVALAHFKFIQPLPKNTAEVLARFKKVVVVEQNNGQFANYLRGKISGFNPYQFNRVKGQPFVVSRLVEEFTKLLEA, encoded by the coding sequence ATGGCAGAACAAACGAAAGTTACAACGTTGGAGAAGGTTGTTGTTCGTTTCTCGGGAGACTCGGGAGACGGTATGCAATTAACTGGAACTATCTTTTCAAATCTGTCTGCAATCTTGGGAAATGAAATTTCTACATTCCCCGACTTTCCGGCAGAAATTCGTGCTCCGCAAGGAACGCTAAGTGGTGTATCTGGGTTTCAGGTCCATTTAGGATCGAGAAAGATTTATACTCCGGGAGATAAAGCGGATGTATTGGTTGCTATGAATCCGGCCGCTTTAAAAGTTAATGTAAAAAATATCAAACAGAATGCGATTGTAATTATTGATACTGACTCATTTCAGAAAAATGATTTGACAAAGGCACTTTTTACGACAGATGAACCGTTTGAAGAATTAGGTCTGACAAGTGTTCAGGTGGTTGCTGTTCCTATTTCAACAATGGTTAAGGACGGACTGTTTGAATTCGAGCTGGATAACAAATCGGCTTTGCGTTGTAAAAACATGTTTGCGCTAGGCTTGGTTTGCTGGTTATTTGAACGCCCGCTTGAAGAGGCGATGCACATGCTGCAGAATAAGTTCGCAAAAAAACCTGCCATCGTTAAAGCCAATATTAAAGCCCTGACAGACGGTTATAACTACGGTCATAATACACATGCCACTGTTTCTACATACCGTATTGAAAGTACGAATGTTGAACCAGCCTTTTATACAGATGTAAACGGAAATAAGGCTACTTCTTACGGATTAATCGCGGCTGCCGAAAAAGCGGACTTGCGTTTATTTCTTGGTAGTTATCCTATTACTCCTGCAACAGATATTTTACATGAACTTGCCAAACGTAAGGATTTAGGTGTTATTACAGTACAGGCCGAAGACGAAATTGCCGGTGTTTGTACAGCTATTGGTGCAAGCTTTGCAGGATGTCTGGCTGCTACATCAACTTCTGGTCCGGGTTTGGCATTAAAGAGCGAGGCTATAGGTCTGGCTGTGATTGCCGAGATACCCTTGGTTGTTGTTGATGTTCAGCGTGGAGGTCCTTCTACTGGTATGCCAACCAAGAGTGAACAAACCGATTTGATGCAGGCTTTGTACGGACGAAATGGTGAAAGTCCTGCGGTGGTTCTTGCCGCCTCTACTCCAACCGACTGCTTCGATGCTGCATTTTGGGCAGGAAAACTGGCTGTCGAACATATGACACCGGTAATCTTGCTTACCGATTCATTTATTGCTAACGGATCATCTGCATGGAAGATTCCCGACCTGGAAAATTATCCTGCAATAACACCGAATTATGTAACGAACTATAAAGGAGAAGCCCCCTGGAAGCCTTACCTAAGAGACGAAGAGTCTTTGGTTCGCTACTGGGCAGTTCCCGGAATGGAAGAATTTATGCATCGTATCGGAGGTTTGGAAAAAGACTATGAAACCAGTGCGATTTCTACAGACGCGGCTAATCACCAGAAAATGGTAACTGTTCGTCAGGCAAAAGTAGATTATATATCAAACTATATTCCCGACCAGAAAGTGGAAGGAGACCAGGATGCCGAATTATTGATTGTTGGATGGGGCGGAACCTACGGTCACCTCTATGAAGCCATGGAAGATATGCAGGATCAGGGAAAGAAAGTTGCTTTGGCTCACTTTAAATTTATTCAGCCTCTTCCTAAAAATACGGCTGAAGTTCTGGCTCGCTTTAAGAAAGTAGTGGTGGTGGAACAAAATAACGGGCAGTTTGCAAATTACCTGCGTGGTAAAATTTCCGGATTCAATCCGTATCAATTTAACCGGGTAAAGGGACAACCTTTTGTCGTTTCAAGATTAGTTGAGGAATTTACGAAATTATTGGAGGCATAA
- a CDS encoding alanine dehydrogenase, with translation MDSTGGKSCQGKYIPQELLKEISKTNNRLLIGIPRERNEEERRLALTPEAVDMLTDFGYRVLVETNAGLGINYSDNHFSEAGAEIVATPQEVYQADLILKVLPPLPGEVALMKPRSTLFSMVQLNLFAPEAFELMMAKRINAIGYELLADDQNKLPILNIISEIEGRASISIASEMLSNARGGKGLLFGGISGVPPTEVIIIGAGIAGTAAARAALGMGAMVKVFDEDINKLRTIQQVLGQSLFTSNFQPNVLHNAFRSADVVIGAMRYINSRKRYVIAEEMISSMKKGALIIDLRVNQGGCFETTCGLTSSDPSVFQQYGIYHYCKSNISNYVARTTSMGFSNIFVPMLFSISDAGSVQALIKADLGFRAGIYMYAGKPVNRYVANHFNLLSADISIYLSAF, from the coding sequence ATGGATTCAACAGGCGGTAAATCATGTCAGGGGAAGTATATTCCCCAGGAACTATTGAAGGAAATCAGTAAGACGAACAATCGTTTGCTGATAGGTATTCCCCGTGAGCGTAATGAGGAAGAGAGGCGTCTTGCCTTGACCCCCGAGGCTGTTGATATGCTGACTGACTTTGGCTATAGGGTTTTGGTAGAAACAAATGCCGGCTTAGGTATAAACTATTCCGACAATCACTTCTCTGAAGCTGGTGCCGAGATTGTGGCTACTCCGCAAGAAGTTTATCAGGCGGACCTGATTTTGAAAGTACTTCCTCCTTTACCCGGAGAAGTGGCACTTATGAAACCCCGTTCAACTCTTTTCTCCATGGTGCAGCTTAATTTATTTGCTCCGGAAGCATTTGAGCTTATGATGGCAAAGCGGATTAATGCCATTGGGTACGAATTGTTGGCAGACGACCAGAACAAATTACCGATATTAAATATTATTTCCGAAATTGAGGGGAGAGCTTCCATTTCGATTGCATCAGAAATGTTGAGCAACGCAAGAGGGGGGAAAGGACTTCTCTTTGGCGGAATTTCGGGCGTTCCTCCCACGGAGGTTATTATTATTGGCGCCGGTATTGCCGGAACCGCAGCGGCCAGGGCTGCCCTGGGGATGGGTGCTATGGTGAAGGTGTTTGACGAAGATATAAACAAGTTACGGACTATTCAACAGGTGTTAGGTCAGTCGCTGTTTACCTCTAACTTCCAGCCGAATGTTTTGCATAATGCTTTCAGGTCTGCAGATGTTGTGATCGGTGCTATGCGCTATATAAACTCGCGTAAACGCTATGTGATTGCCGAAGAGATGATCAGCTCCATGAAAAAAGGTGCACTGATAATTGATCTTCGGGTCAATCAGGGAGGTTGTTTTGAAACTACGTGCGGATTAACGTCTTCCGATCCATCGGTTTTTCAACAATATGGGATTTATCATTATTGCAAATCGAATATAAGCAATTATGTAGCGCGAACGACATCGATGGGCTTTAGTAATATTTTTGTGCCGATGCTGTTTTCCATTAGTGACGCAGGATCTGTTCAAGCCTTGATTAAAGCAGATCTGGGGTTTCGCGCAGGAATATACATGTATGCCGGAAAGCCGGTAAATAGGTATGTGGCAAATCATTTTAATCTGTTATCGGCGGATATTAGTATCTATTTGTCGGCATTTTAG
- a CDS encoding shikimate kinase, whose product MKRVFLIGFMGAGKTTVGVCLSKRMGLSFVDLDHYIESRYLKSVQQLFAEKGEEGFRMIEQKMLHEVALFEDVLISTGGGAPCFYDNMEFMNSHGTTVYLKVSVNELANRLEVCKGTRPLLKDKSKEELRSYINETLQKRKNNYEQANVVFEAEAMGNDTDVIEIAKALEKIL is encoded by the coding sequence ATGAAACGTGTATTTTTGATAGGATTCATGGGCGCCGGGAAAACCACTGTGGGAGTGTGCCTTTCAAAACGAATGGGCCTTTCATTTGTAGACCTGGATCATTATATTGAAAGTCGTTATCTGAAATCTGTTCAGCAGCTTTTCGCTGAGAAAGGCGAAGAAGGATTCCGGATGATCGAACAAAAGATGCTTCATGAGGTTGCTCTTTTTGAAGATGTGCTGATATCTACGGGTGGAGGAGCTCCCTGTTTTTATGATAATATGGAGTTTATGAATTCGCATGGTACAACGGTGTATCTGAAGGTTTCTGTCAACGAACTGGCTAACAGACTCGAAGTGTGTAAGGGTACCCGTCCTTTGTTAAAAGATAAAAGCAAAGAGGAGCTTCGAAGTTATATAAATGAAACATTGCAAAAAAGAAAAAACAATTACGAGCAGGCAAATGTTGTTTTTGAAGCAGAGGCAATGGGTAATGATACAGATGTAATCGAGATTGCTAAAGCTTTGGAAAAGATTTTATAA